One Oceanicoccus sagamiensis genomic region harbors:
- a CDS encoding methyl-accepting chemotaxis protein, giving the protein MNPEQIELVQESWEKVEPIAEQAADIFYTTLFEMDPTIKPLFNDGDMQEQGARLMEMIGAAVGLLDNLEKLVPIVQKLGVRHGGYGVKDSHYDTVGAALLHTLDAGLGSYFDDSVKQAWTTVYGVLADTMQAAANDSNSSNSSNARGSNMNTHTDNSAFFQGAIEQSGTASVMIDRDLNITYANNATMELLKTHEATFQKKYPGFVADADAIIGACIDGFHKDPAHQRRILDDPNNLPWIADIQIEHLTFELNVTGIMDSAGNYIGNSLEWQDVTEARAQANKAAQLQGAIDQSGTASMMIDRDLNITYYNASTLELLKTHEETFIKRWPDFRATEEFLMGACIDGFHTDPSHQRRILDDINNLPWQADIQIEHLTIQLNITGIVDLQGNHIGAALEWQDVTAARAEANKAAQLQGAIDQSGTASMMIDRDLNITYFNESTMTLLKTHEATFATRWPGFKASEEFLMGACIDGFHTNPAHQRKILGDINNLPWQADIKIEHLTIQLNITGIVDLDGNHIGCALEWQDMTAERANQIEVGRLSSAVEGMTTNVMMADTQGNIVYMNPAVTAMLRRREAQLRTALPSFSVDTVVGSNFDIFHKNPAHQQNLLGNPANMPYSADIAVAELEFNLTAIALTDEEGNHLGSGVQWIDTTEEKDAQRQIEGLISGAIRGELDNRIDTSNYQGFMAGLGDGINSLIDNIVEPLASAIDVTQALSEGDLSRSMDGEYGGEFLALANGVNSSITNLRDMVEEIRNASTNVFSAAREIAQGNNDLSQRTETQASNLEETASAMEELTTTVQQNAENASEASKLSSSAMDKASSGGEVVSSAVEAMEEINSSSKKIADIIGVIDEIAFQTNLLALNAAVEAARAGEQGRGFAVVAAEVRNLAQRSAAAAKEIKGLINDSVDAVGKGTKLVDETGQTFTELVGAVQEVVNMISDIDSASREQAAGINEVSSAVAQMDEMTQQNAALVEEASASSKAMEDQAQGLLEQVDFFKIGDQGRGPIVSPTQRAGSPTRKAASPARLKAVSSQDDEWEEF; this is encoded by the coding sequence ATGAACCCCGAACAGATAGAACTGGTACAGGAAAGTTGGGAAAAAGTAGAGCCGATTGCAGAGCAAGCGGCGGATATCTTCTACACCACCTTGTTTGAAATGGACCCAACAATAAAACCTCTTTTTAACGACGGCGATATGCAGGAGCAAGGCGCCAGGTTAATGGAAATGATAGGCGCCGCTGTTGGCCTATTAGATAACCTGGAAAAACTCGTTCCCATTGTACAAAAACTCGGTGTCCGACATGGTGGCTATGGCGTTAAAGACAGCCATTACGACACCGTGGGTGCAGCCCTGCTGCACACCTTAGATGCAGGCCTTGGCAGTTATTTTGACGACTCCGTCAAACAAGCCTGGACCACCGTTTACGGTGTACTTGCCGATACCATGCAAGCCGCCGCCAACGATTCAAACTCATCCAATTCAAGCAATGCCAGGGGTAGCAACATGAACACACATACCGACAATTCAGCTTTCTTCCAGGGTGCCATTGAACAATCTGGCACTGCCAGCGTGATGATTGATCGAGATTTAAATATCACCTACGCCAACAACGCCACCATGGAGTTACTAAAAACCCATGAAGCGACCTTCCAAAAGAAATACCCGGGCTTTGTCGCCGATGCCGATGCGATTATCGGGGCCTGTATTGATGGTTTCCATAAAGACCCTGCCCACCAGCGCCGCATTTTGGACGACCCCAACAATTTACCATGGATTGCCGATATTCAAATTGAGCACCTTACCTTTGAGTTAAATGTGACTGGCATTATGGATAGCGCCGGTAACTACATTGGTAACTCACTGGAATGGCAGGATGTCACCGAGGCCAGAGCGCAGGCAAATAAAGCCGCACAACTGCAAGGCGCTATCGACCAGTCTGGCACCGCTTCAATGATGATCGACCGCGACCTGAATATTACCTACTACAACGCCTCCACACTGGAGCTGCTAAAGACCCACGAAGAAACCTTTATAAAACGCTGGCCAGACTTTAGAGCTACTGAGGAATTTCTGATGGGAGCCTGTATTGACGGCTTTCATACCGACCCCTCACACCAGCGTAGAATTTTAGATGATATTAATAACCTGCCCTGGCAGGCGGATATCCAGATTGAACATCTAACGATCCAACTTAATATCACCGGTATTGTCGATCTGCAGGGCAACCATATCGGCGCCGCACTGGAATGGCAGGATGTCACCGCCGCCCGAGCTGAAGCGAACAAAGCCGCCCAGCTACAAGGCGCCATCGATCAATCCGGTACCGCCTCCATGATGATTGACCGCGACCTCAATATTACGTATTTCAATGAGTCCACCATGACGTTGCTAAAAACCCATGAAGCCACCTTTGCGACGCGCTGGCCTGGTTTTAAAGCTAGCGAAGAGTTTTTGATGGGGGCCTGTATTGATGGCTTCCATACTAACCCGGCGCACCAGCGGAAAATTCTGGGGGACATTAACAACCTGCCCTGGCAGGCAGATATCAAAATAGAACACCTGACCATTCAATTAAATATTACCGGTATTGTTGATCTTGATGGTAACCATATTGGCTGTGCACTGGAATGGCAGGATATGACCGCCGAGCGCGCCAACCAAATTGAAGTCGGACGTTTAAGCTCTGCGGTTGAGGGGATGACCACCAACGTAATGATGGCTGATACCCAGGGTAATATTGTTTATATGAACCCGGCGGTTACCGCCATGTTAAGACGCCGTGAAGCCCAACTGCGTACCGCCCTGCCTTCGTTCAGTGTGGATACTGTGGTCGGCTCCAACTTTGATATCTTCCATAAAAACCCGGCACACCAGCAAAACCTGTTGGGCAACCCCGCCAATATGCCTTATAGCGCAGATATTGCCGTCGCCGAATTAGAATTTAATCTCACCGCTATCGCCCTAACCGATGAAGAGGGCAACCACCTTGGCTCCGGTGTCCAGTGGATCGATACCACGGAAGAAAAAGATGCCCAACGCCAAATTGAAGGTTTGATTTCCGGCGCTATTCGCGGCGAATTGGATAACCGTATCGACACCAGCAACTACCAGGGTTTTATGGCAGGACTAGGCGATGGTATTAACAGCCTGATCGATAATATTGTTGAGCCACTGGCTTCTGCGATTGATGTTACCCAGGCCCTATCCGAAGGTGACCTTAGCCGCAGTATGGATGGTGAGTACGGCGGAGAATTTTTAGCTCTGGCCAATGGTGTTAACTCCTCCATCACTAACCTGAGGGATATGGTAGAAGAAATACGCAACGCCTCGACCAATGTCTTTAGCGCCGCCAGGGAAATCGCCCAGGGCAATAACGACCTTAGCCAACGGACCGAAACACAGGCCTCCAACCTCGAAGAAACGGCCTCCGCCATGGAAGAGTTAACCACCACGGTGCAGCAAAATGCCGAGAATGCTTCCGAAGCCTCCAAACTATCCAGCAGTGCCATGGATAAAGCCAGCAGTGGCGGCGAAGTGGTTAGCAGTGCCGTTGAAGCGATGGAAGAAATTAATAGCTCCAGTAAGAAAATTGCAGATATTATCGGCGTTATCGATGAAATCGCTTTCCAAACCAACTTGCTGGCACTAAACGCCGCGGTAGAAGCCGCTCGAGCCGGTGAGCAGGGTCGGGGCTTTGCGGTAGTGGCCGCCGAAGTAAGAAACCTTGCCCAGCGCAGCGCCGCAGCAGCGAAAGAAATTAAAGGCCTGATCAACGACAGTGTCGATGCCGTTGGCAAAGGAACCAAACTGGTTGATGAAACCGGCCAAACCTTTACAGAGTTAGTCGGCGCGGTACAGGAAGTGGTCAATATGATTTCCGATATCGACAGTGCCAGCAGAGAACAGGCTGCCGGTATTAACGAAGTCAGCTCCGCCGTGGCACAGATGGATGAAATGACCCAGCAAAATGCGGCACTGGTGGAAGAAGCCAGCGCCTCCAGTAAAGCCATGGAAGATCAGGCTCAGGGGCTATTGGAGCAGGTCGACTTCTTTAAAATTGGCGATCAGGGCCGAGGCCCTATCGTTAGCCCAACCCAACGTGCCGGGTCCCCAACCCGCAAGGCAGCCTCGCCAGCACGGCTAAAAGCGGTCTCATCGCAAGATGATGAATGGGAAGAATTTTGA
- a CDS encoding chemotaxis protein CheW: MNEIEQEYLTFILDGEEFGVDILCVQELKVWSPVTEIPNTPDYLKGVVNLRGVIVPIVDLRERFDKQAIDYNATTVVIILRAVINNEQVVVGIVVDAVSDVYKVSEKDIRKAPDFGSHIDSRFIKGMAAIEEKLIILLDSDKLLDVEQLYTINNSISKAAS; this comes from the coding sequence ATGAATGAAATTGAGCAAGAGTACCTGACATTTATTCTCGATGGCGAAGAATTTGGTGTGGATATTCTTTGTGTCCAGGAATTAAAAGTCTGGTCACCGGTCACCGAAATCCCCAACACACCCGACTACCTGAAAGGCGTGGTGAATCTACGCGGCGTCATTGTTCCTATTGTCGATTTACGTGAGCGCTTTGATAAACAGGCTATCGATTATAACGCCACTACCGTGGTCATTATTTTACGTGCTGTGATCAACAACGAACAGGTCGTCGTCGGCATCGTGGTGGACGCAGTATCCGATGTCTACAAAGTCAGCGAAAAAGATATTCGCAAAGCACCGGATTTTGGCAGCCATATTGATAGCCGCTTTATTAAAGGCATGGCCGCCATCGAAGAAAAACTTATTATCCTGCTGGACTCCGATAAGTTATTGGATGTTGAGCAGTTATACACCATTAACAACAGTATTAGTAAAGCAGCATCGTAA
- a CDS encoding chemotaxis protein CheW — MTIDIDSIAVAAETEVSLEGIDFIASGNQYLTFTLGQEHYGVDILCVREIRGWDKPTLIPNSPSYVKGVVNLRGLIVPIIDLRVRFQVGEASYNPTTVVIVLALDDEQGSRTMGYVVDAVSDVLNAEDDEIKKAPLFQANVSPDYVEGIVNVGNDVVTILSTEALQRLENENNE, encoded by the coding sequence GTGACCATTGATATTGATTCTATTGCTGTCGCCGCTGAAACCGAAGTTTCTCTGGAAGGTATCGATTTTATTGCCAGCGGTAACCAGTACCTCACCTTTACTCTGGGTCAGGAACATTATGGTGTCGATATTCTCTGCGTGCGGGAAATCAGGGGCTGGGATAAACCCACCTTAATCCCCAATTCACCGAGCTATGTTAAAGGCGTGGTTAATCTGCGCGGCTTAATCGTACCCATTATTGATTTGCGGGTGCGCTTTCAGGTTGGCGAAGCCAGTTACAACCCCACCACCGTAGTCATCGTTTTAGCTTTGGACGACGAGCAAGGCAGCCGCACCATGGGCTATGTGGTAGATGCGGTGTCTGATGTACTCAATGCAGAAGACGATGAAATTAAAAAAGCGCCCCTGTTCCAGGCCAATGTTAGCCCCGATTATGTAGAAGGTATTGTCAATGTTGGTAACGATGTCGTCACCATCTTAAGCACCGAAGCCTTACAGCGTTTGGAAAACGAAAACAATGAATGA
- a CDS encoding chemotaxis protein CheA — translation MLDECKLTITQLSGAAPAAAETPAAVKPDPVSEPQASPEVQQPVITADNSTDIEAEAKTSKAAPPAPAASSSIRVGIDKVDSLINLVGELVITQSMLSELGNNFEMEKLDRLSNGLEQLLQNTKELQESVMRIRMLPISFAFNRFPRMIRDLAAKTGKQVELKLSGEQTELDKTVMEQIGDPLVHLVRNAIDHGIEPAEERQAQGKHSEGSIHLNAFHKGGSIVIEISDDGRGLNPEKILAKAIEKGVVDPSEQLSKEDIFSLIFEAGFSTAEVVSDISGRGVGMDVVRRNIQDLGGRIEVESEIGKGSTFRVHLPLTLAILDGQLVRVGTETYIIPLISIVESLQIKSEQVNEVSGGMVLYRLREDNVPVIPIYQEFGLEADNTELADALLVVVEDGGNKIGLLVDDLLAQQQVVIKSLESNYQRVEGISGATILGDGSVSMILDIPGLIQGASRRAQNNHGRAA, via the coding sequence GTGCTGGATGAATGCAAACTAACCATTACTCAACTGTCTGGCGCTGCACCCGCCGCAGCTGAAACGCCCGCAGCAGTGAAACCTGACCCAGTATCGGAGCCACAAGCTAGCCCCGAAGTTCAACAGCCTGTAATCACCGCAGACAACAGCACTGATATCGAAGCTGAAGCCAAGACCAGTAAAGCTGCGCCACCCGCGCCCGCCGCCAGCTCGTCAATCCGGGTTGGTATCGATAAAGTCGATAGCCTTATCAATCTGGTCGGTGAACTGGTGATTACCCAATCGATGCTCTCGGAGCTGGGCAATAATTTTGAAATGGAAAAACTGGACCGCCTCTCAAATGGTCTGGAACAACTACTGCAAAATACCAAAGAGTTACAAGAAAGCGTGATGCGGATTCGCATGCTGCCAATCAGCTTTGCCTTTAACCGCTTTCCAAGAATGATTCGTGATCTGGCCGCAAAAACCGGTAAGCAAGTAGAACTTAAACTCAGCGGTGAGCAAACCGAGCTGGATAAAACCGTAATGGAGCAGATTGGCGACCCGCTGGTGCATTTGGTCCGCAACGCCATTGACCATGGTATCGAACCCGCCGAAGAGCGTCAGGCTCAGGGGAAACATTCCGAAGGCAGTATTCACCTGAACGCCTTTCACAAAGGTGGCTCGATTGTGATTGAGATCAGCGACGATGGTCGCGGCCTTAATCCGGAAAAAATCCTCGCCAAAGCGATTGAAAAAGGCGTAGTCGATCCCAGCGAACAATTATCCAAAGAAGATATTTTCAGCCTGATTTTTGAAGCCGGTTTTTCAACCGCTGAGGTAGTCAGTGACATTTCAGGCCGCGGTGTCGGCATGGATGTGGTGCGTAGAAATATTCAGGATTTGGGCGGTCGTATTGAAGTGGAATCGGAGATTGGCAAAGGCTCCACCTTCCGGGTTCATCTGCCATTAACTCTGGCCATACTCGACGGCCAACTGGTTCGTGTAGGCACCGAGACTTATATTATTCCACTGATTTCCATTGTCGAATCCCTACAAATTAAAAGCGAGCAGGTCAATGAAGTTTCAGGGGGCATGGTGCTCTATCGCCTGCGAGAAGATAACGTACCGGTAATACCCATCTACCAGGAATTTGGACTTGAAGCTGACAATACAGAACTGGCGGATGCGCTACTGGTGGTAGTTGAAGACGGCGGCAATAAAATTGGCCTATTGGTTGACGATTTACTGGCCCAACAGCAGGTAGTGATTAAGAGCTTAGAAAGTAACTACCAACGTGTAGAAGGTATCTCCGGGGCGACTATCCTCGGGGACGGCTCAGTCTCCATGATTTTGGATATACCGGGGCTGATCCAAGGAGCCTCAAGGCGCGCCCAGAATAACCACGGCAGAGCAGCCTGA